A portion of the Scylla paramamosain isolate STU-SP2022 chromosome 32, ASM3559412v1, whole genome shotgun sequence genome contains these proteins:
- the LOC135089120 gene encoding uncharacterized protein LOC135089120 isoform X2, producing MPEVWYHACHLFDSQRYSFYWQGEEVFSGQAQCRWPFLLNGTVVLGQEQDHVGGGFDGTQVTRGDITQVYMWGRLLEPATVRRLASCGTAPAHDILFSTETSQMEVFGAQEDWLPRSSLCREQPFFAILPEERSLQASLQVCQVMDGSLALPTSPEENSRLTRQMMPFSDVCVPTAMWKLWLGTQMTTPGRWEGLRDAEPITYQNFRPSSSTNSSVFSCAELRLDGYWEPDYCKSKRCTACSFVRTSFLLFRGLCFDKELETRFRVVGSPEQRPVFWSHQGLLIAWSDSLRRWQMEDPNINATLMWGLGVGSDYPLGRRLWRLAREMCGQPAGHTLHASLSSCATEEFTCSTGECIAPHLRCNFHYDCPDHSDEASCAVVEASNDALLKQVPPPPPMGSPQDDILQLQPSMTLTRVAEVNDLSMSITLEFKLTLTWSDPRVNFRHLGVAGDKGTMLTEEDGGRLWRPLLRVANLDGNNLKELGRRFQAKAIAPPTQPTFNDVDTDGIYEGRYVHLHLTQRFLARVACYLELYSYPFDQQQCAVEVQLAPESGGGAAVRISPMAEVKYTGPETLAMYTVKHVQRANATENSLRVEFELHRRQGVIMLSTFLPSGLLLLVSWATLFVKISELNVRAIMSLTTLLVLYTLFANMSRSLPATASIKLIDVWFFFIIFLLFTNIVVHICVRPTTPPITEVKVFVPTHPEPAPRVPEAPRLLRWYRLVILPVLVVLFNLMFWLVVLTQ from the exons GAGGTGTTCAGCGGGCAGGCGCAGTGCAGGTGGCCGTTCCTCCTGAACGGGACGGTGGTACTGGGCCAGGAGCAGGACCACGTGGGCGGAGGCTTCGATGGTACACAG GTGACGCGCGGGGACATCACGCAGGTGTACATGTGGGGCCGCCTGCTGGAACCCGCCACAGTGCGTCGCTTGGCCTCGTGCGGCACGGCCCCTGCCCACGACATACTCTTTTCCACAGAAACCTCGCAAATGGAGGTGTTCGGTGCTCAGGAGGATTGGCTGCCGCGATCCAGCCTGTGCAG GGAGCAGCCCTTCTTTGCCATCCTGCCAGAGGAGAGGAGCCTGCAGGCGTCGCTGCAGGTGTGCCAGGTGATGGACGGCAGCCTGGCTCTGCCCACCTCCCCTGAGGAGAATTCGCGCCTCACGCGGCAGATGATGCCCTTCAGTGACGTGTGCGTGCCCACGGCGATGTGGAAACTGTGGCTGGGCACGCAGATGACGACGCCGGGACGCTGGGAGGGACTCCGCGACGCTGAGCCGATCACCTATCAGAACTTCCGGCCTTCCTCCAGCACCAACAGCTCCGTGTTTAGCTGCGCTGAGCTGCGCCTCGACGGTTACTGGGAGCCGGACTACTGCAAGTCCAAACGCTGCACCGCCTGTAGCTTTGTGCGTaccagcttcctcctcttccgcggGCTGTGTTTTGACAAGGAACTGGAAACCAGGTTCAGGGTGGTGGGGTCGCCTGAACAGCGGCCTGTATTCTGGAGTCACCAGGGTCTGCTGATTGCCTGGAGCGACAGCCTCAGGAGATGGCAGATGGAGGACCCGAACATCAACGCCACCTTGATGTGGGGACTCGGGGTTGGCAGTGACTATCCACTGGGGAGGCGGCTGTGGCGCCTGGCGCGGGAGATGTGCGGCCAGCCCGCGGGCCACACGCTGCACGCCAGCCTGTCCAGCTGTGCCACTGAGGAGTTCACGTGCTCCACCGGGGAGTGCATCGCGCCGCACCTGCGCTGCAACTTCCATTACGACTGCCCGGACCACAGCGACGAGGCGAGCTGCGCCGTGGTGGAGGCGAGCAACGACGCGCTGCTCAAACAggtcccgccgccgccgccgatgGGGTCTCCTCAAGATGACATCCTGCAGCTGCAGCCTTCCATGACCCTGACGAGAGTGGCCGAAGTGAACGACCTTAGCATGTCCATCACGCTGGAGTTCAAGCTGACCCTCACGTGGAGTGACCCTCGCGTCAACTTCCGTCACCTGGGGGTGGCCGGTGATAAGGGCACGATGCTCACCGAAGAGGATGGTGGGCGACTGTGGCGGCCGCTGCTGCGCGTAGCTAACCTGGACGGCAACAATCTGAAGGAGCTGGGGCGCCGCTTCCAGGCAAAAGCTATCGCTCCCCCAACGCAGCCGACCTTCAACGACGTGGATACAG ATGGTATCTACGAGGGCCGATACGTGCATCTGCACCTGACACAGCGGTTCCTGGCGCGGGTGGCCTGCTACCTGGAGCTGTACTCTTATCCTTTCGACCAGCAGCAGTGCGCCGTGGAGGTGCAGCTGGCGCCGGAGTCTGGCGGCGGGGCGGCGGTGCGGATCTCGCCAATGGCTGAAGTGAAGTACACGGGACCCGAGACGCTGGCCATGTACACGGTGAAGCACGTGCAGCGCGCCAACGCCACAGAAAACAGCCTGAGGGTGGAGTTTGAGCTGCACCGGCGGCAGGGCGTCATCATGCTGTCCACCTTCCTGCCGTcggggctgctgctgctggtgagcTGGGCCACGCTGTTCGTGAAGATCAGCGAACTCAACGTGCGCGCCATCATGTCCCTCACCACACTGCTGGTGCTGTACACGCTCTTCGCCAACATGTCCAGGTCGCTGCCCGCCACCGCCTCCATCAAGCTCATCGACGTGTggttcttcttcatcatcttcctgcTTTTCACCAATATCGTGGTGCACATCTGCGTGCGTCCCACCACCCCGCCCATCACGGAGGTGAAGGTGTTTGTGCCCACGCACCCCGAACCCGCCCCCAGGGTGCCCGAGGCGCCGAGACTCCTGCGCTGGTACCGGCTGGTCATCCTGCccgtgctggtggtgctgttcAACCTCATGTTCTGGCTGGTGGTGCTCAcccagtga